A region of the Solirubrobacterales bacterium genome:
TCGTCTTCAACCTCATCTTCATCGCCTCAGCGCTCGTCTCGATCGCGCTTGCCTGGCGCTCCGAGACGCTGCAAAACTTCGGGCGCGGGGAGTTCTACGCGCTGCTGATCACGGTCGTTCTGGGCATGGGGTTCCTCGCGTCGGCGCAGAACCTCGTCACGGTATTCCTGTCGCTCGAGCTCTTTTCAATCCCGCTATACGTGCTCTGCGCCGCCGACTTGCGTCGTGAGGGCTCGCTTGAATCCGGCATCAAGTACCTGATCATCGGATCGCTCGGCTCGGCGACCTTGCTCTACGGCCTCGCGCTCACGTACGGGGCAACTGGATCGACCGACTTCGCGGGAATCAACGAGGCGCTGACCAGGAACGGTCTTGCCGATGACGCGCTTCTGCTGGCAGGCGTCGCGCTGACCTTCGTCGGCCTTGCCTTCAAGGCCTCTGTCGCCCCGTTCCACCAGTGGACGCCAGACGTTTACGAGGGCGCGCCAACCCCGATCACCAGCTTCATGGCGGTAGCGACCAAGGCCGCGGCCTTCGCGTTGATCCTGCGTTACACGGGCGAGGCGATCCTGCCGGTGGTCGATCACTGGCAGCCGGTGCTCGCAGCGCTCGCAGTTGTGACAATCGTCGTTGGAAACCTCGGCGCGATGGGTCAGAAATCGCTCAAGCGCATGCTCGCCTACTCGGGCGTGGCGCAGGCCGGATATCTGCTCGTCGGCGTGCTCGTCACGACCGGCTTCGGAGCCCGCGCGACGATCTTCTACATGATCGTTTACCTCTTCATGAACGTCGCGCCGTTCGCGGTCATCGCTGCGCGTGAGCGCGCTGGAGCAGGCGATGGTTTTGACGGCCTGCGTGGACTCGGCCGCGAGGCGCCTGCACTGGCCTGGTCGATGACGATCTCGATGATCGCACTCTCGGGATTGCCGATCACTGCTGGATTCATCGGCAAGCTGTTCTTGATCCAGGCCGCCGTTGACGGCAATTACGCGTGGCTCGCTGTGGTGATCGTCCTTGGGTCGGCGATGTCTCTGACTTACTACTTGCGAGTGATCGCCGTGATGTGGATGGGCGCAGGCGCGACCGCCGCGAGCATCAAACCGGGCGACGCCGTGATCGCCGGCGCCGCACCCGAGGCAGACAGCTCCAAACACCCTGAACTTGTGGCGGTTGCCGTGCTCGCGGCGACGGCCAGCATCGTGTTCGGAGTCTGGCCAGAGCCGTTGCTCGATCTGGCGCGAGATGGCGCGATCGCATACCTCCAACTGGTCTCGTAGAGCCCCTCGTCCAGCCGCGTCCAATTGCGCGTAAATCCGCATGAATACTGTGGGTGCAAAGGTTAGGCATGTAACAAAATGCGCGCGGTGTGACACCGCTCTTGGACTTTCGTTCTAGGGGCCATGACCCCATAGAAATTCTCCGAACGGCTGAGCCAAGCGGGTTTGCGCGTCAGGCACTGATTATGGAGACTCTCACCTGATCAAGCGATCGGTCCGATCGGGACGATAACCGCGGAAGAATGAAGGAAACGATCAAGACTGCCGTGAGCCAGCACGCTGTTGGAGAGTCGCAGGAAGCTGCCGGAGCGGGGGGCCAACAGAAGGTCCTTCGCCTCGAGGACGCCGCCGACGTGAACGCCGAACTCGCAGAGATCGGTTTGTCCAGCAAGTCCGGCTGGTACGCGTCGATCCTGCTCTATGGCGTAGGCGGCGTTGTCACGGTCACCGTGAGCTTGCTGCGCCCGGACATCGTTCCGACCGGCGTCCTCTATCTCGGGATTTGCGCGATCATTCTCTCGGGGCTCTCGGCAGTGGGCGCGCGCTTCTTGACCAACGCCGACTGGGCGACGCATTTGCGCTTGATCGGCGGCCTGTTGATCTTCCTGATCGGTGCAGTCGTCGCTGGTCCATTGAGGCTCGCATTCATCATGCTGCCCCTCTTCGTTTTGATCACACCAACATTCTTGTACGGTGCGCGCTTTGCGATCCCGTACGTGACAATCGTCACACCGATCGCCGTAGTGGCCACGCTGGCAACGCCCGGACCTGGTCGCGTTGCGCATGGTGTGATCGCCGGCGGCACTCTGCTGATGGTCGTTATCTCGTTCATGGTCGCCGAGCATCGCACACGCTCGCTGGCCCGCGCGAACCGCCGCCTCGCGTACACGGACCCATTGACCGGCATCGCCAACACGCGCCGCTTGCGCGAGACACTTGCCTTCGCTCTCTCGCGCCCGTTCGGGGACGGACAGCCCTTCGCGCTCTTCGCGATCGATCTTGACAATTTCAAGCTCGTGAACGACCAATTTGGTCACGTGACCGGGGACGCAGTACTCTGCGCCGTCGCGGACGCGCTCGAATCAGAGGTCGGGGCAGACGACCTCGGCGCGCCGCGGCGGTGACGAATTCTCAGTGCTGATCCTGGACCCAGCCGGCATGGACCTTAAGCGTCAGCAGGCTCGCCTGGGCAAAGCGATCGAGCGCGCCCGGCTTGCGACCTGCCCGCAGATCACGCCCAGCGGCAGCGTCGCTTTCGTGCTCTCGGAGGAGAACGACTCGATCTCATTGGTGCTGCAGCGCGCCGACGACATGCTTCACGCGTCAAAAGTGGCCTTCCACGCAGAACACGGCGACCGCGAAACAGTGCGCGCGAGCCTGGATATCGGCGCCTCCACCGACAACAACCGCCGTAGAAAAAGCCGCGAGGCAGCTCTTCGCTCGGTTGCCGCAGCTGTCAGCCGCGCGTACAGTCGCCCGCGCAGCGGAAAGATGTCCCGCCGCAATCGGCGGTGGATGGCGCAGCTCAGGGAATGGTCTCGCGGGCTCGACATCACCTGGGCGTACGTCGCGGCCACTTGTTTTCCGATTGGCATTGTCTCGTTCATTCTCGGTGCGAGTGGAGCGCTCGCGCCCGAGCCACGGCTCTACAGCATGCCGGCCTCGCTCGCGATCGTTGGCATCGGAGTGTTTGCGCTGCACGCTGCGCGCAACGAGTTGAGCCGGCGCTGGGTGATCTGGGCC
Encoded here:
- a CDS encoding NADH-quinone oxidoreductase subunit N translates to MTALIAAASSVQAPSVEWNSLTPYLILAGGAIVTLFASLITGRVAQRGIAPLLAIATLSAAGVAFALRLNEPDFSVLSGAIRVDDLAIVFNLIFIASALVSIALAWRSETLQNFGRGEFYALLITVVLGMGFLASAQNLVTVFLSLELFSIPLYVLCAADLRREGSLESGIKYLIIGSLGSATLLYGLALTYGATGSTDFAGINEALTRNGLADDALLLAGVALTFVGLAFKASVAPFHQWTPDVYEGAPTPITSFMAVATKAAAFALILRYTGEAILPVVDHWQPVLAALAVVTIVVGNLGAMGQKSLKRMLAYSGVAQAGYLLVGVLVTTGFGARATIFYMIVYLFMNVAPFAVIAARERAGAGDGFDGLRGLGREAPALAWSMTISMIALSGLPITAGFIGKLFLIQAAVDGNYAWLAVVIVLGSAMSLTYYLRVIAVMWMGAGATAASIKPGDAVIAGAAPEADSSKHPELVAVAVLAATASIVFGVWPEPLLDLARDGAIAYLQLVS
- a CDS encoding GGDEF domain-containing protein gives rise to the protein MKETIKTAVSQHAVGESQEAAGAGGQQKVLRLEDAADVNAELAEIGLSSKSGWYASILLYGVGGVVTVTVSLLRPDIVPTGVLYLGICAIILSGLSAVGARFLTNADWATHLRLIGGLLIFLIGAVVAGPLRLAFIMLPLFVLITPTFLYGARFAIPYVTIVTPIAVVATLATPGPGRVAHGVIAGGTLLMVVISFMVAEHRTRSLARANRRLAYTDPLTGIANTRRLRETLAFALSRPFGDGQPFALFAIDLDNFKLVNDQFGHVTGDAVLCAVADALESEVGADDLGAPRR